In Pseudofrankia saprophytica, one genomic interval encodes:
- a CDS encoding carboxylesterase/lipase family protein yields the protein MPTKGPTVLTTHGTVSGAITDTGIHVFKGIPYAAPIGGPARFAAPAEPEPWEGTREATHFGPGVPQPAFVGAPDPLWRPGDGDDCLTVNVWTPDPGGAGLPVLVWLYGGAFIIGSTAQPGYDGATLAGAGTVVVSLNYRVGLEGFGRLPGRPDNRWLLDQLAALRWVQDNVARFGGDPGNVTIFGQSAGATAVACLTAADAGRGLFRRAIAQSVAGVVLTQDEATAVTERIAATLGVPATAEGLAGVAPEAIHVAQAVPGEVTPYAPILDGELVLGLPWERLRVEVDLLVGFTCDEFRFFTLLEGLKEADPAATAERAGLPATAVADYRAVHPGISDLDLHTLIMSDRTFRMPSLWCARRHPGRAFGYEFTWPSPAFGGVLGSCHAVDVPLTFGNLAGGMADLLLGVPTPAEAVVLSKEIRRAWVAFATDGDPGWPEFGSAGPAGLARRFDVPTSLITDPEAASRSIWEPVLG from the coding sequence GTGCCGACCAAGGGGCCGACCGTCTTAACCACGCACGGAACCGTCAGCGGCGCCATCACCGACACCGGGATCCACGTCTTCAAGGGGATTCCGTACGCGGCCCCGATCGGCGGCCCGGCCCGGTTCGCGGCGCCGGCGGAGCCGGAACCCTGGGAAGGGACCCGGGAGGCGACCCACTTCGGCCCCGGCGTGCCCCAGCCGGCGTTCGTCGGCGCGCCGGACCCGTTGTGGCGGCCCGGCGACGGCGACGACTGCCTCACCGTCAACGTGTGGACGCCCGACCCGGGCGGCGCCGGCCTGCCGGTGCTGGTCTGGCTCTACGGCGGCGCGTTCATCATCGGCTCGACGGCCCAGCCCGGCTACGACGGGGCGACGCTCGCCGGCGCCGGGACCGTCGTCGTGAGCCTCAACTACCGCGTCGGCCTCGAGGGCTTCGGCCGGCTGCCCGGCCGGCCGGACAACCGCTGGCTTCTCGACCAGCTGGCCGCGCTGCGCTGGGTCCAGGACAACGTCGCCCGGTTCGGCGGCGACCCGGGCAACGTCACGATCTTCGGCCAGTCGGCCGGCGCCACGGCGGTCGCCTGCCTGACCGCGGCGGACGCCGGGCGCGGCCTGTTCCGCCGGGCGATCGCGCAGAGCGTCGCCGGCGTCGTGCTGACCCAGGATGAGGCGACGGCGGTCACGGAACGCATCGCCGCGACGCTGGGCGTGCCGGCGACGGCGGAGGGACTCGCCGGGGTGGCGCCGGAGGCCATCCACGTCGCCCAGGCCGTCCCCGGCGAGGTCACGCCGTACGCGCCGATCCTCGACGGGGAGCTGGTGCTGGGCCTGCCGTGGGAACGGTTACGCGTCGAGGTCGACCTGCTGGTCGGCTTCACGTGCGACGAGTTCCGGTTCTTCACCCTGCTGGAAGGCCTGAAGGAGGCCGATCCGGCCGCGACCGCCGAACGCGCCGGTCTGCCCGCCACCGCCGTGGCCGACTACCGCGCCGTCCACCCCGGCATCTCGGACCTCGACCTGCACACGCTGATCATGTCGGACCGCACGTTCCGGATGCCGTCGCTGTGGTGCGCCCGCCGCCACCCCGGCCGCGCGTTCGGCTACGAGTTCACCTGGCCGTCGCCGGCGTTCGGCGGGGTGCTCGGCTCCTGCCACGCCGTGGACGTCCCGCTGACCTTCGGCAACCTCGCCGGTGGGATGGCCGACCTGCTGCTCGGCGTGCCCACGCCGGCGGAGGCCGTGGTGCTCTCGAAGGAGATCCGCAGGGCCTGGGTCGCCTTCGCCACCGACGGCGACCCGGGCTGGCCCGAGTTCGGCTCCGCCGGCCCGGCCGGCCTCGCCCGCCGTTTCGACGTCCCGACCTCCCTCATCACCGACCCAGAAGCGGCCTCCCGCAGTATCTGGGAACCAGTCCTCGGCTGA
- a CDS encoding SDR family NAD(P)-dependent oxidoreductase, with amino-acid sequence MTERRTAVVTGGGSGIGRAISLRLAEDGLAVAVLDLNAEAAEQVAEEARKNGGEAIALGSVDVSSREQVNAAMDRAREAYGPVLVLVNNAGLTASNKFLKISDDLWDKMLKVNLSGPFYCCQAVVPDMTAAGWGRIVNISSSSAQGGQAFMVHYVSSKAGLIGFTKALALELGPSGITVNTIPPGFVDTPMLRRSEEKGYLGTSVEEHATRVPVRRAGKPEDIAAATSFLCRDEASYITGQIIGVNGGRNT; translated from the coding sequence GTGACCGAGCGACGGACAGCGGTCGTCACCGGCGGCGGGTCGGGCATCGGGCGGGCGATCTCGCTGCGGCTCGCCGAGGACGGCCTCGCGGTCGCCGTCCTCGACCTGAACGCCGAGGCAGCCGAGCAGGTGGCCGAGGAGGCGCGCAAGAACGGCGGGGAGGCGATCGCCCTCGGCAGCGTCGACGTGTCGAGCCGTGAGCAGGTGAACGCGGCGATGGACCGCGCCCGCGAGGCATACGGCCCGGTGCTGGTGCTCGTCAACAACGCAGGCCTCACCGCCAGCAACAAGTTCCTGAAGATCAGCGATGACCTGTGGGACAAGATGCTCAAGGTGAACCTGAGCGGGCCGTTCTACTGCTGCCAGGCGGTCGTGCCCGACATGACCGCGGCGGGCTGGGGCCGGATCGTGAACATCTCGTCTTCCAGCGCCCAGGGCGGCCAGGCGTTCATGGTGCACTACGTGTCGTCCAAGGCCGGGCTGATCGGCTTCACCAAGGCGCTGGCCCTGGAGCTGGGGCCCAGCGGCATCACCGTGAACACGATCCCGCCCGGTTTCGTCGACACCCCGATGCTGCGCAGGTCCGAGGAGAAGGGCTACCTCGGCACCTCGGTCGAGGAGCACGCCACCAGGGTCCCGGTCCGCCGGGCGGGTAAGCCGGAGGACATCGCGGCGGCCACCTCGTTCCTGTGCCGCGACGAGGCCAGCTACATCACCGGCCAGATCATCGGCGTCAACGGCGGCCGCAACACCTAG
- a CDS encoding SDR family NAD(P)-dependent oxidoreductase, with product MGRLDGKVAIVTGAGSGIGKASALLFAAEGAKVVCADLNGSEKDTAAQIGAGAVAVAVDVAVAAEVQNMVETAEREFGRLDVLFNNAGISGPFGPIHELDEETLDRLLAVNIKGVFLGIKYAVPVMLRTGGGSIINTASNAGMVGWKGKGGYSAAKGGVVLLTKSAALDYAKSGIRVNAVCPGMTWTGMAAAQAGPTPPADIKVPNPMARFASPEELAAAALFLASDESSFMTGVAMPVDGGYVAR from the coding sequence GTGGGAAGGCTGGACGGCAAGGTCGCGATCGTCACGGGTGCCGGGTCCGGGATCGGGAAGGCGTCCGCGCTGCTGTTCGCGGCCGAGGGCGCCAAGGTCGTGTGCGCGGACCTGAACGGCTCCGAGAAGGACACGGCCGCGCAGATCGGCGCGGGCGCGGTGGCGGTGGCGGTGGACGTGGCCGTGGCCGCCGAGGTCCAGAACATGGTCGAGACGGCGGAGCGCGAGTTCGGCCGGCTCGACGTGCTGTTCAACAACGCCGGCATCTCCGGCCCGTTCGGGCCGATCCACGAGCTCGACGAGGAGACGCTCGACCGCCTCCTCGCGGTGAACATCAAGGGCGTCTTCCTCGGCATCAAGTACGCCGTCCCCGTGATGCTGCGGACCGGCGGTGGCTCGATCATCAACACGGCGTCGAACGCCGGGATGGTCGGCTGGAAGGGCAAGGGCGGCTACTCGGCGGCCAAGGGCGGCGTCGTGCTGCTCACCAAGTCGGCGGCCCTCGACTACGCGAAGTCCGGCATCCGGGTCAACGCGGTCTGCCCGGGCATGACCTGGACCGGCATGGCCGCCGCCCAGGCCGGTCCCACGCCGCCCGCGGACATCAAGGTGCCGAACCCGATGGCCCGGTTCGCCAGTCCGGAGGAGCTCGCCGCGGCGGCGCTCTTCCTGGCCAGTGACGAGTCCTCGTTCATGACCGGCGTGGCCATGCCGGTCGACGGCGGCTACGTCGCGCGCTGA
- a CDS encoding SDR family NAD(P)-dependent oxidoreductase, translating to MTEQRTALVTGSGSGIGRAIAHRLAADGFAVAILDLNADAAKKVAEEIGEAGNEAVAFGGVDVSSREQVNAAVESIRASMGPVLALVNNAGITGFREFLKISDASWDKTIAVNLSGPFYLTQAVLPDMIAAHWGRIVNISSSSAQGGQQYMTHYVASKAGLIGMTKALALEFGPEGITVNTIPPGFVDTPMLRESERRGMLGGGVDDHAEKTPVRRAGKPEDIAAATSFLCRDEASYITGQIIGVNGGRNT from the coding sequence GTGACCGAGCAGCGGACGGCGCTTGTGACCGGCAGTGGGTCGGGCATCGGGCGGGCCATCGCCCATCGGCTCGCCGCGGACGGCTTCGCGGTCGCCATCCTGGACCTCAACGCCGACGCGGCCAAGAAGGTCGCCGAGGAGATCGGTGAGGCGGGGAACGAGGCCGTCGCCTTCGGCGGGGTCGACGTGTCGAGCCGCGAGCAGGTGAACGCGGCCGTCGAGAGCATCCGGGCCTCGATGGGTCCGGTCCTCGCGCTGGTGAACAACGCGGGCATCACCGGCTTCCGGGAGTTCCTGAAGATCAGTGACGCGTCCTGGGACAAGACCATCGCGGTCAACCTGTCCGGGCCCTTCTACCTCACCCAGGCGGTGCTGCCCGACATGATCGCGGCGCACTGGGGCCGGATCGTGAACATCTCGTCGTCGAGCGCCCAGGGCGGCCAGCAGTACATGACGCACTACGTCGCCTCGAAGGCCGGCCTCATCGGCATGACGAAGGCGCTCGCGCTGGAGTTCGGCCCCGAGGGGATCACCGTCAACACGATCCCGCCGGGCTTCGTCGACACGCCCATGCTGCGCGAGTCGGAGCGGCGCGGCATGTTGGGCGGGGGCGTCGACGACCACGCCGAGAAGACCCCGGTCCGCCGGGCGGGTAAGCCGGAGGACATCGCGGCGGCCACCTCGTTCCTGTGCCGCGACGAGGCCAGCTACATCACCGGCCAGATCATCGGCGTCAACGGCGGCCGCAACACCTAG
- a CDS encoding TauD/TfdA dioxygenase family protein: MSVTRTQITPTTGVEIVGLTGGALLDPAVAADTLAALDERGVVIFREANVTDDELVALSRLLGDVVPPARGAVEGHPEVQAITRDASKSKMAAYREATFWWHFDGATDTVPDKCTLLTAREISHDDDGDTEFANVYAAYDALPDDEKAGLAGVRVVHSFAASQLRVYPSPSERERASWDRIPSREHPLVWHRRSGRRSLLLGATAGEVVGRPADEGESLLDRLLTWAAQPQFVVRHKWRRGDLVIWDNTGMLHRALPYGETSSRLMHRTSIAGDEAIS, encoded by the coding sequence ATGAGTGTCACCAGGACGCAGATCACGCCGACCACCGGCGTCGAGATCGTCGGGCTGACCGGCGGCGCGCTGCTCGATCCGGCGGTCGCCGCGGACACGCTCGCGGCCCTCGACGAGCGGGGCGTCGTGATCTTCCGGGAGGCGAACGTCACCGACGACGAGCTGGTGGCGCTCAGCCGCCTGCTCGGCGACGTCGTGCCGCCGGCGCGCGGCGCGGTCGAGGGGCACCCGGAGGTTCAGGCGATCACCCGTGACGCGTCGAAGAGCAAGATGGCGGCGTACCGCGAGGCGACGTTCTGGTGGCACTTCGACGGCGCGACCGACACCGTGCCGGACAAGTGCACGCTGCTGACCGCGCGGGAGATCTCCCATGACGACGACGGCGACACCGAGTTCGCCAACGTCTACGCCGCCTACGACGCCCTCCCCGACGACGAGAAGGCGGGGCTCGCGGGGGTGCGGGTGGTGCACAGCTTCGCGGCGTCGCAGCTGCGCGTCTACCCAAGCCCCTCGGAACGGGAGCGGGCGTCCTGGGACCGGATCCCGTCCCGGGAACACCCGCTCGTCTGGCACCGGCGCAGCGGCCGGCGGTCGCTGCTGCTCGGCGCGACCGCCGGCGAGGTGGTCGGCCGGCCGGCCGACGAGGGGGAGTCGCTGCTCGACCGGCTGCTCACCTGGGCGGCACAGCCCCAGTTTGTGGTACGCCACAAGTGGCGGCGAGGCGACCTCGTCATCTGGGACAACACGGGGATGTTGCACCGGGCGCTGCCCTACGGCGAGACCTCCAGCCGGCTGATGCACCGCACGTCGATCGCCGGCGACGAGGCCATCTCCTAG
- a CDS encoding aromatic ring-hydroxylating oxygenase subunit alpha, whose protein sequence is MSSIEKLATGRAKYTLDYPELGTGPVSYEDSISEEFYQAEHEAIFRRTWLKVGRVEQLPRNGTFFTREFKGLGSIVISRHTDGEIYALHNVCAHRGNKVVWQEHPGEESKGSARQFQCKYHGWRYGLDGKCSYVTKRDQFFDSLPEDGLGMPQLRCEVLAGFIFVNFSQDAPTLRDFLGEKLVTELEAWPFEKFTNHWGFKTLIKGNWKIGIDALLEWYHPAYVHGRFLNADMSKAEKLVPPMDSYHYDLFAPHMLTSVPGPPPLKKRTRSVGPAQRDQDWVYRLFRGGIFGPDDLPEDIDYLTPERNPGNVQYWSNDQYWLFPNLSIQLWHRGYYITYQYIPESVGTHSYEVDIYFPEPKNVTERLGQELVVDSTIEFAMQDTNTVEATWSALNNRALGTFHLSDMELMIRQFHHVVREAVAAYQAGKEK, encoded by the coding sequence ATGTCCAGCATCGAGAAACTGGCGACGGGCCGGGCCAAGTACACGCTGGATTACCCGGAGCTTGGTACCGGGCCAGTCAGCTACGAGGACTCGATCTCAGAGGAGTTCTACCAGGCTGAGCATGAGGCGATCTTCAGGCGGACCTGGCTGAAGGTCGGCCGGGTCGAGCAGCTGCCGCGCAACGGCACCTTCTTCACCCGCGAGTTCAAGGGCCTTGGCTCGATCGTGATCAGCCGGCACACCGACGGCGAGATCTACGCGCTGCACAACGTCTGCGCGCACCGCGGCAACAAGGTCGTGTGGCAGGAGCACCCGGGCGAGGAGTCCAAGGGCTCCGCCCGCCAGTTCCAGTGCAAGTACCACGGCTGGCGCTACGGGCTCGACGGCAAGTGCAGCTACGTCACGAAGCGCGACCAGTTCTTCGACTCACTGCCCGAGGACGGGCTGGGAATGCCGCAGCTGCGCTGCGAGGTGCTGGCCGGGTTCATCTTCGTGAACTTCAGCCAGGACGCCCCGACGCTGCGGGACTTCCTCGGCGAGAAGCTGGTCACCGAGCTCGAGGCGTGGCCGTTCGAGAAGTTCACCAACCACTGGGGCTTCAAGACCCTCATCAAGGGCAACTGGAAGATCGGGATCGACGCCCTGTTGGAGTGGTACCACCCGGCGTACGTTCACGGGCGGTTCCTCAACGCCGACATGTCGAAGGCGGAGAAGCTCGTCCCGCCGATGGACTCGTACCACTACGACCTGTTCGCCCCGCACATGCTGACCTCGGTGCCCGGCCCGCCGCCGCTGAAGAAGCGGACGCGGTCCGTCGGCCCGGCCCAGCGCGACCAGGACTGGGTCTACCGGCTGTTCCGCGGTGGCATCTTCGGCCCGGACGACCTGCCGGAGGACATCGACTACCTGACCCCGGAGCGCAACCCGGGCAACGTCCAGTACTGGAGCAACGACCAGTACTGGCTGTTCCCGAACCTGTCGATCCAGCTGTGGCACCGCGGGTACTACATCACCTACCAGTACATCCCGGAGTCGGTCGGCACGCACTCGTACGAGGTCGACATCTACTTCCCGGAGCCGAAGAACGTCACCGAGCGGCTCGGCCAGGAACTGGTGGTCGACAGCACGATCGAGTTCGCGATGCAGGACACGAACACGGTGGAGGCGACCTGGTCGGCGCTGAACAACCGCGCGCTGGGCACGTTCCACCTGTCCGACATGGAGCTGATGATTCGCCAGTTCCACCACGTCGTCCGGGAAGCCGTCGCCGCTTACCAGGCCGGTAAAGAGAAGTAG
- a CDS encoding CaiB/BaiF CoA transferase family protein: MHALDGVKVLDLGTFLAGPFCATVLGEFGAEVVKVERPGVGDHLRRFGSDTECGDTLVWLSEARNKRSVTINFADPRGRELLRELIAWADIVIENFRPGVMEKLGLDFPAIQEINPAAILLRVSAYGQSGPLRDLPGFARIAHAFSGLAYLAGEPDGIPVTPGSTSLADYMSGMYGVIGVLMALRARETTGRGQVVDIALFETIFRALDELAPAYQKNGYVRERMGADTVNVVPHSHYRTADGHFVAIACSHDDMFARLARAMGRPELSAPDVFGPKQNRLAARDVVNKLVTDWVGSLSCDEVVARCRAAEVPAGKLYSIADIFDDEQYQHRGTITVEESRIGPLAVPGVIPALSETPGEIRWLGPELGEHTDAVLGQILGRSADEIAQLRADGVV; the protein is encoded by the coding sequence ATGCATGCGCTCGACGGAGTCAAGGTCCTCGATCTCGGCACCTTCCTGGCCGGCCCGTTCTGCGCCACGGTGCTGGGTGAGTTCGGCGCCGAGGTCGTCAAGGTCGAGCGCCCCGGCGTCGGCGACCACCTGCGCCGGTTCGGCAGTGACACGGAGTGTGGCGACACGCTCGTCTGGCTGTCGGAGGCACGCAACAAGCGGTCGGTGACGATCAATTTCGCCGACCCGCGCGGCCGGGAGCTGCTCCGCGAGCTGATCGCCTGGGCCGACATCGTCATCGAGAACTTCCGGCCTGGCGTCATGGAGAAGCTGGGTCTGGACTTCCCGGCGATCCAGGAGATCAACCCCGCCGCGATCCTGCTGCGGGTGTCCGCCTACGGGCAGTCGGGCCCGCTGCGGGACCTGCCGGGCTTCGCCCGCATCGCGCACGCGTTCTCGGGCCTGGCCTATCTCGCCGGCGAGCCGGACGGCATCCCGGTGACGCCCGGCTCCACCTCGCTCGCCGACTACATGTCTGGCATGTACGGCGTCATCGGGGTGCTGATGGCGCTGCGAGCCAGGGAGACCACCGGGCGCGGCCAGGTCGTCGACATCGCGCTGTTCGAGACGATCTTCCGGGCGCTGGACGAATTGGCGCCGGCCTACCAGAAGAACGGCTATGTCCGGGAGCGGATGGGCGCTGACACGGTGAACGTCGTGCCGCACAGCCACTACCGGACCGCCGACGGCCACTTCGTGGCGATCGCCTGCTCGCACGACGACATGTTCGCGAGGCTGGCGCGGGCGATGGGCCGGCCGGAGCTGTCCGCCCCCGACGTCTTCGGGCCGAAGCAGAACCGGCTGGCGGCCCGCGACGTGGTCAACAAGCTGGTTACCGACTGGGTCGGCTCCCTGTCGTGCGACGAGGTCGTGGCCCGCTGCCGGGCGGCCGAGGTGCCGGCCGGCAAGCTTTACTCGATCGCCGACATCTTCGACGACGAGCAGTACCAGCACCGCGGGACGATCACGGTGGAGGAGTCCCGGATCGGACCGCTCGCGGTGCCGGGAGTGATTCCGGCGCTGTCCGAGACCCCGGGCGAGATCCGCTGGCTCGGCCCGGAGCTCGGCGAGCACACCGACGCGGTGCTCGGCCAGATCCTCGGCCGCTCGGCCGACGAGATCGCCCAGCTGCGCGCGGACGGCGTCGTCTGA
- a CDS encoding TIGR03621 family F420-dependent LLM class oxidoreductase: protein MPMVRPFRFAVQGTKAASGTAWRDLARKAEDLGYSTLFVADHYLGPGPVARAASMPPQHLAPIAAMTAAAAVTTSLRVGCRVFCVDYHVPAALVKEAATIDLLSDGRLEFGIGAGWNGAEYEAMGLTFAPAPRRIDKLVEVVALAKAHWSGEPIEIKGDHVNVSGYRGLPAPVQQPRPPIMIGGAKKRVLSFAAREADIVSISNVHFTAVNDAGLTPAEELARRVDYVRSAAPERVGELDIEGSPYFSEITTDKAAVFEKLAGWMKTTPDVTAAHPNVLVGTPDEVADQLLARREAFGINYVTIQSDQLESFAPIAAQLAGK, encoded by the coding sequence ATGCCAATGGTCCGTCCGTTCCGCTTCGCCGTCCAGGGCACCAAGGCAGCGTCTGGTACCGCGTGGCGCGACCTGGCCCGGAAGGCGGAGGACCTCGGGTACTCGACGCTCTTCGTGGCCGACCACTACCTGGGCCCCGGCCCCGTGGCGCGGGCGGCGAGCATGCCGCCGCAGCACCTGGCCCCGATCGCCGCGATGACCGCCGCCGCCGCGGTGACCACCTCCCTGCGGGTCGGCTGCCGGGTCTTCTGCGTCGACTACCACGTGCCGGCCGCGCTGGTGAAGGAGGCGGCGACGATCGACCTGCTGTCCGACGGCCGGCTCGAGTTCGGCATCGGGGCGGGTTGGAACGGGGCCGAGTACGAGGCCATGGGCCTCACCTTCGCCCCGGCGCCGCGGCGCATCGACAAGCTCGTCGAGGTCGTCGCCCTGGCCAAGGCCCACTGGTCCGGCGAGCCGATCGAGATCAAGGGCGACCACGTCAACGTCTCCGGCTACCGCGGCCTGCCGGCGCCCGTGCAGCAGCCGCGCCCGCCGATCATGATCGGCGGCGCCAAGAAGCGTGTGCTCTCGTTCGCCGCCCGCGAGGCGGACATCGTCAGCATCTCCAACGTGCACTTCACCGCCGTCAACGACGCGGGGCTGACCCCGGCCGAGGAGCTCGCCCGCCGGGTCGACTACGTCCGGTCGGCCGCGCCCGAGCGCGTGGGCGAGCTCGACATCGAGGGCTCACCGTATTTCTCCGAGATCACCACGGACAAGGCGGCGGTGTTCGAGAAGCTGGCCGGGTGGATGAAGACCACGCCGGACGTGACCGCCGCGCATCCGAACGTGCTCGTCGGCACCCCCGACGAGGTGGCCGACCAGCTGCTCGCGCGCCGCGAGGCCTTCGGCATCAACTACGTGACCATCCAGTCCGACCAGCTCGAGAGCTTCGCGCCGATCGCCGCCCAGCTCGCCGGTAAGTAG
- a CDS encoding HpcH/HpaI aldolase/citrate lyase family protein — translation MREPRARRSELATPASSEKMCMKAGSSGADLVFLDLEDACAPAAKASARGIAVKALIGQDWGHTVRAVRVNGLDTEWCHDDIIEIVTGAREAVDVLIVPKARSARDVWWVDVLLTQLETKLGLRRRIGLEVLIEEAEGLSNAAEIAKASPRLEAIIFGAGDLSASLHARVNGNFDPLGDYPGDFWHFARVQVLAAARGAGIDAIDAPYPAYKDPDGYRRAATHASLLGYDGKWAIHPSQVPIANEVFAPTAAQIAEARDSIEVYRASERDGVGAIGRDGRLVDAAHMRLAANVLHRASLAGLVDEV, via the coding sequence GTGCGCGAACCGCGCGCCCGCCGCTCGGAGCTGGCGACGCCGGCCAGCAGCGAGAAGATGTGCATGAAGGCCGGCTCGTCCGGGGCCGACCTGGTCTTCCTCGACCTGGAGGACGCCTGCGCGCCGGCCGCGAAGGCGTCCGCCCGAGGCATCGCCGTCAAGGCGCTCATTGGCCAGGACTGGGGCCACACGGTCCGCGCCGTCCGCGTCAACGGACTGGACACCGAGTGGTGTCACGACGACATCATCGAGATCGTCACCGGTGCCCGCGAGGCCGTCGACGTCCTGATCGTGCCCAAGGCGCGCTCGGCCCGCGACGTCTGGTGGGTCGACGTCCTGCTCACCCAGCTGGAGACCAAGCTCGGCCTGCGCCGGCGGATCGGCCTCGAGGTGCTCATCGAGGAGGCCGAGGGCCTGTCGAACGCGGCCGAGATCGCCAAGGCCAGCCCCCGGCTGGAGGCCATCATCTTCGGCGCCGGTGACCTGTCGGCGTCGCTGCACGCCCGGGTGAACGGCAACTTCGACCCGCTCGGCGACTACCCCGGCGACTTCTGGCACTTCGCCCGCGTGCAGGTGCTCGCGGCGGCCCGTGGCGCCGGCATCGACGCGATCGACGCGCCCTACCCCGCGTACAAGGACCCCGACGGCTACCGCCGGGCCGCGACGCACGCGAGCCTGCTCGGCTACGACGGCAAGTGGGCGATCCACCCGTCCCAGGTGCCCATCGCGAACGAGGTCTTCGCCCCCACGGCGGCGCAGATCGCCGAGGCCCGCGACTCGATCGAGGTCTACCGCGCCTCCGAGCGCGACGGGGTCGGCGCGATCGGGCGCGACGGCCGGCTCGTCGACGCCGCCCACATGCGCCTGGCCGCCAACGTGCTGCACCGGGCGTCGCTCGCCGGACTCGTCGACGAGGTCTAG
- a CDS encoding aldehyde dehydrogenase, which translates to MQVQDRLFIGGEWVAPSGPDTFDVISPATEEVIATIAEPTPADVDKAVAAARTAFDEGPWPRLDPAERVAAIRRLAALYKPGRAELASLITAEMGAPISFAKVGHVAIPMFMMNAFAGIAENLVWEETRPGFYGQDILVRKEPVGVVGAIVPWNMPMHLTIGKLIPALLAGCSVVLKPSPETPLDAYWLAGLLERADIPPGVVSILPAGREIGEYLVSHPGIDKVSFTGSTAAGRKVAAACGANLKRVGLELGGKSAAVVLDDADPAAMAKGVEVAGLMNSGQACVAQTRVLVPRSRYAEYVDALATMVSSLPTGDPTDPATAVGPLVAQRQQERVRGYIELGQKEGARLVAGGADLPAGVDRGWYIRPTLFADVDNSMRIAQEEIFGPVLSVIPYTDEAEAVRIADATEYGLSGSVWTADVERGLGVARRVRSGTFGVNEAYSMDPAAPFGGVKASGIGRELGKEGIEGFLDSKSISVAASR; encoded by the coding sequence ATGCAGGTTCAGGATCGTCTGTTCATCGGCGGCGAGTGGGTCGCGCCGAGTGGCCCGGACACGTTCGACGTCATCTCCCCGGCCACCGAGGAGGTCATCGCCACGATCGCCGAGCCGACCCCGGCCGACGTCGACAAGGCGGTGGCCGCCGCGCGGACGGCGTTCGACGAGGGCCCCTGGCCCCGCCTGGACCCGGCGGAGCGGGTCGCGGCCATCCGCCGGCTCGCGGCGCTCTACAAGCCGGGCCGCGCCGAGCTCGCCAGCCTGATCACCGCCGAGATGGGCGCGCCGATCAGCTTCGCCAAGGTCGGGCACGTCGCCATCCCGATGTTCATGATGAACGCCTTCGCGGGCATCGCCGAGAACCTCGTCTGGGAGGAGACGCGTCCCGGCTTCTACGGCCAGGACATCCTGGTGCGCAAGGAGCCGGTCGGCGTCGTCGGCGCGATCGTCCCGTGGAACATGCCTATGCACCTGACGATCGGCAAGCTGATCCCCGCGCTGCTCGCCGGCTGCTCGGTCGTGCTGAAGCCGTCGCCGGAGACGCCGCTGGACGCGTACTGGCTCGCCGGCCTGCTGGAGCGGGCCGACATCCCGCCGGGTGTCGTGAGCATCCTGCCCGCCGGGCGGGAGATCGGCGAGTACCTGGTCTCGCACCCGGGGATCGACAAGGTCTCGTTCACCGGCTCCACCGCCGCCGGCCGCAAGGTCGCCGCCGCCTGCGGGGCGAACCTCAAGCGGGTCGGCCTGGAGCTGGGCGGCAAGTCCGCCGCCGTCGTGCTCGACGACGCCGACCCGGCGGCGATGGCCAAGGGCGTCGAGGTCGCCGGCCTGATGAACAGCGGCCAGGCCTGCGTCGCCCAGACCCGGGTGCTGGTCCCCCGGTCGCGCTACGCCGAGTACGTCGACGCGCTCGCCACCATGGTCTCCTCGCTGCCCACCGGCGACCCGACCGACCCCGCCACCGCGGTCGGCCCGCTGGTCGCCCAGCGCCAGCAGGAGCGGGTCCGCGGCTACATCGAGCTCGGCCAGAAGGAGGGCGCCCGGCTCGTCGCCGGCGGCGCCGACCTGCCCGCCGGCGTCGACCGTGGCTGGTACATCCGGCCGACCCTGTTCGCCGACGTCGACAACTCCATGCGCATCGCGCAGGAGGAGATCTTCGGCCCGGTCCTGTCCGTCATCCCCTACACCGACGAGGCCGAGGCGGTCCGGATCGCCGACGCGACCGAGTACGGCCTGTCCGGCTCGGTGTGGACGGCGGACGTCGAGCGCGGCCTCGGGGTCGCCCGGCGGGTGCGCAGCGGCACCTTCGGCGTCAACGAGGCCTACAGCATGGACCCGGCGGCGCCGTTCGGCGGCGTGAAGGCCTCCGGCATCGGCCGCGAGCTGGGCAAGGAGGGCATCGAGGGCTTCCTCGACTCCAAGTCGATCTCGGTCGCCGCCAGCCGGTAA